The following are from one region of the Paenibacillus sp. KS-LC4 genome:
- a CDS encoding polyphosphate polymerase domain-containing protein: MQQNLKFRHELKFIINQHQYFIIRQRLKNMMQQDANVGDTGEYHIRSLYFDDVNNKALHEKLGGVRDRSKYRIRIYNTQDKVIHFEKKIKFKDYIAKVKEPLTRAMYDRMMAGDYEVFNRPDKPLLMEIYNEMKHRLLRPKVIVDYVREPYVYENGNVRITFDKDLRTGLHALDIFDQNLDPVIALENNRMILEVKFDEYIPAYIQTALQLEGLHRTSASKYVICRKYLKFNTWEDF; this comes from the coding sequence ATGCAGCAAAATTTGAAATTCCGGCATGAGCTGAAATTCATCATTAATCAGCATCAATATTTCATCATCCGGCAGCGGCTTAAAAATATGATGCAGCAGGATGCCAATGTCGGCGATACGGGCGAATACCACATTCGAAGCTTGTACTTCGACGATGTGAACAATAAAGCGCTGCATGAGAAGCTTGGCGGCGTACGTGACCGAAGCAAATATCGGATTCGCATTTATAATACGCAGGACAAGGTCATCCATTTTGAGAAAAAAATCAAATTCAAGGATTACATTGCCAAAGTCAAGGAGCCGCTCACCCGCGCCATGTATGACCGGATGATGGCTGGCGACTACGAGGTGTTCAATCGGCCGGACAAGCCGCTGCTAATGGAAATTTACAACGAGATGAAGCACCGGCTGCTTCGCCCGAAGGTAATCGTCGATTATGTGCGTGAGCCTTACGTTTATGAAAATGGCAATGTACGAATTACATTCGATAAGGATTTGCGCACAGGGCTGCATGCGCTGGACATTTTTGACCAGAATCTTGATCCTGTCATTGCACTGGAAAATAACCGGATGATTCTTGAAGTGAAATTTGATGAATACATCCCGGCCTATATTCAAACCGCGCTCCAGCTCGAAGGGCTGCACCGCACCTCGGCATCCAAATACGTGATCTGCCGCAAATATTTGAAATTCAACACTTGGGAGGATTTTTAA
- a CDS encoding ATP-binding protein, translating to MTRQKTPLLRLLKPESLRYQLLSRSLFVLAGLLLLIGTLQYVLMKDFIYNNRAEALEAQIQAMPRQWHSDDRPAFPNGQPSKAAPSTMPNFTQPGLSLAYINNNGERTVMTTSSETWTPKLSQAEYMKILADLKKHRKVDYRLLSNSEGAEQLVVFRLAGPPNSPDGLIQAGNDTDLLQTVLASQLAIFAGLSILALACGLSLYLPILRKTLAPLSRIVKAAQRTDAGNLTERLPISQGQQEIDLLSEAFNGMLGRLESSFESERQTTERMRRFVADASHELRTPLTSIHGFLEVLLRGAASNPEQLHRALTSMKLESTRINKLVEDLLLLAKLDQAPELIKVDTSLDKLIHELEPQLHILGRERTVLIDADHGISVCCNPDQLKQVVLNLFLNAVQHTDANQGEITLKLAMDGAYAAISITDNGAGIKEEHLPHLFERFYRSELSRTRLSGGAGLGLSITQSIIEAHGGTIEASSIVGKGSTFTVKLPLESC from the coding sequence ATGACAAGGCAAAAAACACCGCTGCTTCGCCTCCTAAAGCCCGAATCGCTTCGGTACCAGCTGCTCAGCCGCTCACTGTTCGTGCTGGCAGGACTGCTTCTGTTAATTGGAACGCTGCAATATGTTTTAATGAAGGACTTTATTTATAATAATCGCGCCGAGGCATTGGAAGCGCAAATTCAGGCGATGCCCCGCCAGTGGCATTCGGACGATAGACCAGCTTTTCCAAACGGGCAGCCTTCGAAGGCTGCTCCCAGCACGATGCCTAATTTCACTCAGCCAGGACTGTCGCTGGCGTACATTAACAACAACGGAGAACGGACGGTCATGACGACCAGCAGTGAAACTTGGACACCAAAGCTCAGCCAAGCGGAATATATGAAAATTTTAGCGGATTTAAAAAAGCATCGTAAAGTCGACTATCGGCTGCTCAGCAACAGCGAGGGTGCTGAGCAGCTGGTCGTGTTCAGACTAGCCGGACCACCCAATTCCCCGGATGGGCTCATTCAAGCAGGCAACGATACTGACTTGCTGCAAACGGTGCTCGCTTCACAGCTTGCTATTTTCGCAGGGCTGTCTATCCTCGCCTTGGCTTGCGGCCTCTCGCTGTATTTGCCCATTCTGCGCAAGACGCTTGCTCCGCTGTCACGCATCGTAAAGGCAGCGCAGCGAACCGATGCCGGCAATCTCACGGAGCGACTGCCCATATCGCAAGGCCAGCAGGAAATCGACCTGCTATCCGAAGCGTTCAACGGCATGCTCGGACGGCTGGAAAGCTCCTTCGAGTCCGAGCGGCAGACGACCGAGCGCATGCGGCGTTTTGTCGCTGACGCTTCGCATGAGCTGCGAACGCCGCTCACTTCTATCCATGGGTTTCTGGAGGTGCTGCTGCGCGGAGCGGCATCTAATCCGGAGCAGCTGCACCGTGCCTTAACGAGCATGAAGCTGGAGTCGACGCGCATCAACAAGCTGGTCGAGGATTTGCTGCTACTCGCCAAGCTAGATCAAGCGCCAGAGCTTATTAAGGTCGATACGAGCCTGGATAAGCTGATTCATGAGCTTGAGCCGCAGCTGCATATTTTGGGTCGCGAGCGCACCGTGCTTATTGATGCTGACCACGGCATAAGCGTATGCTGCAATCCCGATCAGCTCAAGCAGGTCGTACTCAACTTATTTTTAAATGCGGTTCAGCACACCGACGCCAATCAAGGTGAAATAACGCTGAAGCTCGCAATGGACGGAGCCTATGCCGCCATATCCATAACCGATAATGGAGCAGGAATTAAGGAGGAGCATCTCCCTCATTTATTCGAGCGTTTTTATCGCAGTGAGCTTTCTCGCACACGCCTAAGCGGAGGAGCAGGCCTTGGGCTTTCAATTACGCAGTCTATAATAGAAGCACATGGTGGTACGATTGAGGCGTCCAGCATCGTTGGTAAGGGCAGTACGTTTACCGTCAAGCTGCCTTTAGAAAGCTGTTAA
- a CDS encoding S-layer homology domain-containing protein produces MINKGYFKRFIKKLWVWSSIVAMVLMPVSGVAAQAANWSQYAKQGITKNDRLGSFNLPVSVSVYGSNSVYVADSNNHRIQKLEVSTGEWSEWKKNGGGSGSGLGEFKNPSGVAVDSNGNVYVADTNNHRIQKWDVTTNTWRAWSKADGGSGSGLGEFKSPRGVDVDLNGNVYVADTDNHRIQKLDVSTNTWSEWGKSGGGSGTSLGQFNFPRGVAVDLGGNVYVADSRNNRIQKLDFSTVSTGEWKLIGGTLGSGVGQFKNLSDVTLDTSGNIYVADTGNQRIQKLDVSTNSWSEWKKGGGGSGSELGEFKNPYGVAVDESGEVYVADSENHRIQKLDGSAGNWSNWGYVGAVAGDSLGEFANVTGVATDDEGNLYAADYNNHRIQKLDILKGEWEEVGNGEGSGLGEFYEPHGLTVDAYGDIYIADLGNDRIQKLDITNGAWSEWSKSGGGAGSSLGEFSSPTDVAIDRNNTLYVADFGNHRIQKWVYTIPSAPIRPAATAGNGEALISFTVPSTDGGSMITGYTVTANPGGLTATGSGSPIKMTGLTNGQAYTFTVIASNRSGDSPASVATDAVTPMTYPDEPTGVTATAGNGEATVSFAAPVNDGGSAITGYTVTSNPGGVTASGTGSPIKVTDLANDTAYTFTVIAINEVGNSAASNASVAVTPVNPPNNNGGGSSPSQPIPSTVPVAGSSESYVLINGHAQSLGSAKVTKIDSQTVSTITVDQKRLAGLLAEQANLAVITIQSKASSDVVIAELNGQIIHDMESRQAVLELQTDKAIYRLPTPQIDIGAIADQIGQSVALQDIRFQIEIAVPKEPLNWIFDESGGGKVTFVVPQLDFSVRAIYLNEIIHLNEFDAYVERDIAIPAAVDASKITTGVVIEADGTLRHVPTKIGSRNGISYAKVSSLTNSVYSLIWHPLTFKDVEGHWAKQAVNDLGSRLVVKGDANGMFNPNQEVTRAEFAAILIRALGLQRNVQGTSFVDVDPDSWFAGDLGTASHYRLISGFGDGTMRPNDKMTREQAMTLLARAMILTELKEKASPAAGQALEAFTDSSAVSSWAKEGMIDSLSFGLVTGRPGNELDPGAFITRAEVAVLVQKLLSKSDLI; encoded by the coding sequence GTGATAAATAAGGGATACTTCAAACGTTTTATAAAAAAGTTGTGGGTATGGAGCAGCATTGTAGCAATGGTTCTAATGCCCGTATCCGGGGTTGCCGCGCAAGCCGCAAATTGGAGTCAGTATGCAAAGCAAGGAATAACGAAGAATGACAGGCTAGGTTCTTTTAATCTTCCCGTCAGCGTTTCGGTATATGGCAGCAATAGCGTATACGTAGCCGATTCGAATAACCATCGCATCCAGAAGCTGGAAGTATCTACGGGGGAATGGAGCGAGTGGAAAAAGAACGGTGGAGGCTCGGGAAGTGGGCTTGGGGAGTTCAAAAACCCGTCGGGCGTTGCAGTAGATAGCAACGGCAATGTTTATGTAGCGGATACGAACAATCACCGCATTCAGAAATGGGATGTCACAACGAATACGTGGCGCGCATGGTCGAAGGCTGACGGAGGCTCGGGAAGCGGCTTGGGGGAATTTAAATCCCCTAGAGGCGTGGACGTTGACCTTAATGGGAACGTATATGTAGCGGATACTGACAATCATCGCATTCAGAAGCTGGATGTTTCGACGAATACGTGGAGCGAATGGGGGAAGAGTGGCGGTGGCTCGGGAACGAGTCTAGGCCAGTTTAATTTTCCTAGAGGCGTTGCGGTTGACTTAGGCGGTAATGTCTATGTAGCAGATTCTCGGAACAACCGTATTCAAAAGCTAGATTTCTCGACGGTTTCAACGGGCGAGTGGAAGCTGATTGGTGGAACGTTAGGAAGCGGTGTCGGCCAGTTTAAAAATCTATCCGATGTCACACTGGATACTAGCGGAAATATCTATGTAGCGGATACGGGAAATCAGCGGATTCAGAAGCTGGATGTTTCTACAAATTCGTGGAGTGAGTGGAAGAAGGGCGGCGGTGGCTCGGGTAGCGAATTAGGCGAATTTAAAAATCCTTACGGCGTTGCGGTAGACGAAAGCGGCGAGGTTTATGTAGCCGATAGCGAAAATCACCGGATTCAGAAGCTGGATGGGTCGGCAGGCAATTGGAGCAACTGGGGTTATGTCGGTGCGGTTGCAGGCGATAGCCTAGGCGAATTTGCTAATGTTACGGGAGTCGCGACAGATGATGAAGGCAATCTATACGCGGCAGACTACAACAACCACCGCATTCAGAAGCTGGATATCCTCAAGGGCGAATGGGAGGAGGTTGGAAACGGTGAAGGCAGTGGTTTGGGAGAGTTTTACGAGCCGCATGGATTGACGGTAGACGCATATGGCGATATTTACATTGCAGATTTAGGCAATGATCGCATTCAGAAGCTGGATATAACGAATGGTGCGTGGAGCGAATGGTCAAAGAGCGGAGGCGGGGCAGGCAGCAGCCTTGGCGAGTTTAGCAGCCCGACCGATGTGGCGATTGACCGAAATAATACATTATATGTGGCTGATTTCGGCAATCATCGTATTCAAAAATGGGTTTATACCATTCCGAGCGCTCCAATTCGCCCGGCAGCGACTGCGGGCAATGGAGAAGCGTTGATTAGCTTCACTGTGCCATCCACGGATGGCGGCAGCATGATTACCGGTTATACAGTAACGGCTAATCCAGGGGGGCTGACAGCAACCGGATCGGGTAGCCCGATTAAAATGACAGGCTTGACGAATGGTCAAGCTTATACGTTTACAGTGATTGCATCGAATAGAAGCGGGGATTCCCCTGCCTCGGTCGCAACGGATGCTGTTACACCAATGACATATCCGGACGAACCAACCGGCGTGACGGCAACAGCAGGCAACGGGGAAGCGACAGTAAGCTTTGCTGCGCCTGTCAATGACGGGGGAAGTGCAATTACGGGCTACACGGTAACGTCTAATCCTGGGGGAGTGACGGCGAGTGGCACGGGCAGTCCAATCAAGGTTACAGACCTAGCGAATGACACCGCGTATACCTTTACCGTAATCGCTATTAATGAGGTGGGCAATAGCGCGGCTTCTAACGCCTCGGTTGCTGTTACACCAGTAAATCCTCCGAATAACAACGGCGGAGGAAGCTCGCCGTCTCAGCCAATACCTTCAACGGTGCCGGTAGCCGGTTCATCTGAAAGTTACGTGCTTATTAATGGCCATGCACAGAGCTTGGGGTCGGCTAAAGTAACGAAGATCGACTCACAGACAGTATCTACGATTACCGTTGATCAGAAACGACTTGCAGGCCTGCTTGCAGAACAGGCTAATTTGGCGGTCATAACGATACAGTCAAAAGCCAGTTCCGATGTTGTGATCGCAGAGCTAAATGGGCAAATCATTCATGATATGGAATCCCGGCAGGCGGTATTGGAGCTGCAAACGGATAAAGCGATTTATCGTTTACCAACGCCGCAGATCGACATCGGGGCCATTGCAGATCAAATTGGCCAGTCTGTCGCCTTGCAGGATATTCGCTTTCAGATCGAAATTGCCGTGCCGAAAGAGCCGCTTAATTGGATTTTTGACGAGTCTGGTGGCGGAAAGGTAACCTTTGTCGTTCCGCAGCTGGACTTCAGCGTAAGAGCTATATATTTGAACGAGATCATCCATCTGAACGAGTTCGATGCTTACGTAGAACGCGATATTGCGATTCCGGCAGCTGTTGATGCGAGCAAAATTACGACTGGTGTTGTAATCGAAGCGGACGGAACGCTGCGCCACGTTCCAACGAAAATAGGATCACGCAACGGGATTTCTTATGCGAAGGTTAGCAGCTTGACGAACAGCGTGTATTCTTTAATTTGGCACCCGCTGACGTTCAAGGATGTAGAGGGACATTGGGCAAAACAAGCAGTTAACGATTTAGGCTCGCGCTTGGTCGTTAAAGGGGATGCTAACGGCATGTTTAATCCCAATCAAGAGGTAACAAGGGCGGAATTCGCGGCGATTCTCATTCGAGCTTTAGGCTTACAGCGTAATGTGCAGGGTACGAGCTTCGTCGATGTTGATCCAGATAGCTGGTTCGCCGGAGATTTGGGCACAGCATCCCACTATCGCTTGATCAGTGGCTTCGGGGATGGGACGATGCGTCCAAACGACAAAATGACGCGTGAGCAAGCGATGACCCTTTTAGCCCGAGCGATGATACTGACGGAACTGAAAGAGAAAGCATCGCCAGCTGCGGGGCAAGCGTTGGAAGCTTTCACCGACAGTAGTGCGGTATCGAGCTGGGCTAAGGAAGGAATGATTGACAGCTTGAGCTTTGGATTAGTAACGGGGCGCCCGGGCAATGAACTTGACCCAGGCGCATTCATTACCCGAGCGGAAGTGGCCGTTCTCGTTCAGAAGCTGCTGAGCAAATCTGATTTAATCTAG
- a CDS encoding response regulator transcription factor, with protein sequence MSVKGIKLLLVDDEPHIVQFLELGLLNEGADIRTASNGEEALMVASDFRPHVVILDVMMPGMNGFEVCQALKATGDNIAIIMLTAKDETQDRVKGLNIGADDYIIKPFSFEELLARIQARLRNQFPNLLGEVVYGPFRLDDLRKELSYMDQVLELSPTEYELLKFIVMNNGIVLSKTLILDKVWGYHFGGEENIVEVYIRSLREKLQDKEHRVIRTLRGSGYRLDLP encoded by the coding sequence ATGTCGGTAAAAGGAATTAAGCTGCTGCTTGTTGATGACGAGCCGCATATTGTGCAGTTTTTGGAGCTTGGCTTGCTGAATGAAGGCGCGGATATTCGGACAGCCAGCAATGGCGAGGAAGCGCTCATGGTCGCTAGCGACTTTAGGCCCCATGTCGTCATTTTGGATGTGATGATGCCAGGTATGAATGGCTTTGAAGTATGTCAGGCACTTAAGGCAACGGGCGATAATATAGCCATTATAATGCTGACTGCCAAGGACGAAACGCAGGATCGCGTGAAGGGACTGAACATTGGCGCTGACGATTATATCATTAAGCCGTTCAGCTTTGAGGAATTGCTTGCCCGCATTCAAGCAAGGCTTCGCAATCAGTTTCCGAATTTGCTCGGGGAAGTGGTGTATGGTCCGTTCCGTCTTGATGACCTACGCAAGGAGCTATCCTATATGGATCAAGTTCTCGAGCTGTCACCTACTGAATATGAGCTGCTGAAATTTATCGTCATGAATAACGGGATCGTGCTGAGCAAGACGCTTATTTTGGACAAAGTTTGGGGCTATCATTTTGGCGGCGAGGAAAATATTGTAGAGGTATACATCCGTTCGCTTCGCGAGAAGCTGCAGGATAAGGAGCATCGAGTTATACGTACATTGCGCGGCTCTGGCTACCGTCTGGATTTGCCATGA
- a CDS encoding glycosyltransferase family 39 protein, with protein MATIKKQRFDAILMLVILVSAFLNGFLIWTDDHVNTYYTTTVASMLQSFHNFFFATVDSGGFVTVDKPPVTFWIQTAFAYVLGLHGWSVILPQALAGVGSTLLLYALLKPSFGLAAARIGAAAMATMPVAVAVSRTNNIDSMLVFTLLLAVWLLFRGMKQGKALWLIGAFAVIGVGFNMKMMEAYMVLPAFYLFALMAWKGKWLKKISLLAGATAIMLVVSLSWAVTVDSISTDNRPYVGSSQTNSVLELAFGYNGLSRLTGNRGGGTGSMMEPQQLPAFGNTAFAQTNVLNSWFSGDIPGGNRSIAAVERDRQGMADHAGSRREGNSQGADSNKGGGAEGVAGAGGFNGEARGSMDGIGIRGGFGGGGSGGMFGTGSAGPLRLFQAELSGQASWFLPFVFIACVGMLASIRRRNRTMKHMETLFWLTWLLPVMAFFSVAGFFHPYYLIMMGPPIAALLGSGWSELWGHYRSRAGWLGWLLPLGMAATAGFEWYIMQPFDAIIGSGWSLAVLVGGLAASLLLIAGRLKKQKQARSLIQMSSEAIEGYEAGAEKGTVTELNGDQLPYEPFGYLTASARVQNREQDNSIRKIWQRPALNLIALLGLLILFIGPAYWATTPIVYGQSSQLPEAGPDQTNASSRDEPLNEEALAFLKSHHTGEKYLFATNSYSVAAPYIINSGENIIILGGYSGSDPVLSVDRMKALVAAGELKYFLVSQGGRGGGNQNELTRWITLHGQQVAASEWQATSGNSDAEVGSFRGFGGGGSNITIYEVTPQAALLSGN; from the coding sequence ATGGCAACAATAAAAAAACAGCGGTTTGATGCAATATTAATGTTAGTTATCCTCGTTTCGGCATTTTTGAATGGATTTTTAATTTGGACAGATGATCATGTCAATACGTATTACACGACTACGGTCGCCAGCATGCTGCAAAGCTTCCACAATTTTTTCTTTGCAACGGTCGATTCGGGCGGCTTCGTAACCGTTGATAAGCCGCCGGTAACGTTCTGGATACAGACGGCTTTTGCCTACGTGCTGGGCCTGCATGGCTGGAGCGTTATTTTGCCTCAAGCGTTAGCCGGTGTGGGCTCGACGCTTTTGCTATATGCGCTGCTCAAGCCGTCCTTTGGGCTTGCAGCGGCGCGCATTGGAGCTGCGGCGATGGCAACGATGCCGGTTGCGGTTGCAGTGAGCCGGACGAATAATATTGACAGCATGCTCGTGTTTACGCTGTTGCTTGCGGTATGGCTGTTATTCCGAGGAATGAAGCAGGGCAAGGCGCTTTGGTTGATAGGCGCTTTTGCCGTCATAGGCGTAGGCTTTAATATGAAAATGATGGAGGCCTACATGGTGCTTCCGGCGTTTTATTTATTTGCTTTAATGGCGTGGAAGGGCAAGTGGCTTAAAAAAATAAGCCTGCTGGCAGGGGCGACCGCTATTATGCTTGTTGTTTCCTTGTCCTGGGCGGTGACAGTTGATTCTATATCGACTGATAATCGCCCCTACGTAGGTAGCAGCCAGACAAACTCCGTGCTGGAGCTGGCATTTGGATATAACGGGCTGTCAAGGCTGACCGGAAATCGCGGAGGAGGTACTGGCTCGATGATGGAGCCACAGCAGCTTCCGGCGTTTGGAAACACTGCCTTTGCTCAGACGAATGTGCTCAACAGCTGGTTCAGCGGGGATATACCGGGCGGTAACCGCAGCATTGCAGCTGTAGAGCGGGATAGACAGGGAATGGCGGATCATGCTGGCAGCCGCCGCGAAGGAAACAGTCAGGGCGCGGACAGCAATAAAGGCGGTGGAGCCGAAGGAGTTGCTGGAGCGGGAGGCTTTAACGGTGAAGCTCGCGGAAGTATGGACGGCATCGGTATTCGCGGCGGCTTTGGGGGCGGTGGGTCAGGCGGCATGTTTGGAACAGGCTCGGCGGGACCGCTTCGATTGTTTCAAGCGGAGCTGTCGGGCCAAGCGAGCTGGTTTCTGCCTTTTGTATTTATCGCTTGCGTGGGCATGCTGGCGAGTATTCGCAGACGCAATAGGACGATGAAGCATATGGAAACATTGTTTTGGCTGACGTGGCTATTGCCAGTTATGGCGTTTTTCAGCGTCGCCGGCTTTTTCCATCCCTATTATTTAATTATGATGGGGCCTCCAATTGCCGCGCTGCTTGGATCAGGCTGGAGTGAGCTATGGGGCCACTATCGCAGCAGAGCAGGCTGGCTAGGCTGGCTGCTGCCACTCGGAATGGCCGCAACAGCTGGGTTTGAATGGTATATTATGCAGCCATTCGACGCGATCATTGGCAGCGGGTGGTCGCTTGCCGTGCTAGTTGGCGGATTGGCAGCAAGCCTGCTGCTTATTGCAGGGCGGCTAAAGAAGCAGAAGCAAGCGAGGTCACTAATCCAAATGAGCAGTGAAGCCATAGAAGGATATGAAGCAGGTGCGGAGAAAGGCACAGTTACTGAGCTGAATGGCGACCAGCTGCCGTATGAGCCGTTCGGATATTTGACAGCGAGCGCTCGTGTTCAAAATAGAGAACAAGACAATAGCATCCGCAAAATCTGGCAGCGGCCAGCCTTGAATCTTATTGCGCTGCTCGGGCTGCTTATTCTTTTCATTGGTCCAGCCTACTGGGCGACGACACCTATCGTTTACGGACAGAGCAGCCAGCTGCCAGAGGCAGGGCCTGATCAGACGAATGCTTCTTCCCGCGATGAGCCGCTAAATGAAGAAGCGCTTGCTTTTTTGAAGTCGCATCATACAGGCGAGAAGTATTTGTTTGCGACGAACAGCTACTCGGTCGCAGCACCGTATATTATCAATTCTGGTGAAAATATAATTATACTCGGCGGTTATTCTGGCTCCGATCCCGTCCTGTCTGTAGACCGGATGAAGGCGCTCGTGGCCGCTGGCGAGCTGAAATATTTCCTTGTTTCACAAGGGGGCCGCGGAGGCGGCAATCAAAATGAGCTGACGAGGTGGATTACTTTGCATGGTCAGCAGGTGGCAGCCAGCGAATGGCAAGCGACAAGCGGAAACAGCGATGCCGAGGTCGGCAGCTTCCGAGGCTTTGGCGGAGGAGGCAGTAACATAACTATATATGAGGTGACGCCGCAAGCTGCGTTGCTGAGCGGCAACTAA
- a CDS encoding metallophosphoesterase family protein, with amino-acid sequence MKKEWIWIIAFCLILLLVVAGIERLKSEGSTGKAAGKPYAIVTTFKGDAATSRAFTWFTDNPQAGSVIEWVEGMDAGRLSGDSEGEGAQTASRLEGKAATLDVGSDIARGVHKVELTGLSPGTAYTYRVGDGSEGGWSEAFHFMTEAQAAEHVTFINVTDSQGITEQDFELWGNTLDQAFATFPSAQFIVHNGDLTENPDDEISWQNFFGKAQQWVARFPLMPVTGNHDEVDNNANEFVSHFNLPENGADGSIAGTTYSYDYGPAHFIMLNTESNKKAQTKWLEQDLAATAKQWIIVSVHRGPYAGNQYEKIDDWVKLFDKYGVDLVLQGHNHEYARSYPLKDGKVTGDGEGVISTSSGTVYVVTNAAGQKFNEKKEEQFYHKIHFQNYKQMFAGITIEGDKLSYEAYDVDGKKLDAFVLQSEK; translated from the coding sequence ATGAAAAAGGAATGGATCTGGATTATTGCGTTTTGTCTCATACTATTGCTCGTTGTTGCAGGGATAGAGCGGCTGAAATCGGAAGGGTCAACAGGGAAGGCTGCGGGGAAACCGTATGCGATCGTTACGACCTTTAAGGGGGATGCGGCGACAAGCCGTGCATTCACCTGGTTCACGGATAATCCGCAAGCGGGATCAGTCATTGAATGGGTGGAAGGCATGGATGCGGGGAGGTTATCGGGGGACAGTGAGGGCGAGGGAGCCCAGACCGCCAGTCGTCTCGAGGGGAAGGCGGCAACGTTGGATGTAGGAAGCGATATAGCAAGAGGAGTGCATAAGGTGGAATTGACAGGGCTGTCGCCTGGCACAGCCTATACGTACCGCGTAGGCGATGGGAGCGAGGGCGGCTGGAGCGAAGCGTTTCATTTTATGACGGAGGCGCAGGCTGCGGAGCATGTGACCTTTATTAATGTGACGGATTCGCAGGGCATAACGGAGCAGGATTTTGAGCTGTGGGGAAATACGCTGGATCAAGCCTTTGCTACATTTCCTAGCGCGCAGTTTATTGTGCATAATGGCGATTTGACGGAAAATCCGGATGATGAAATCTCATGGCAAAACTTTTTTGGCAAGGCCCAGCAGTGGGTTGCCCGTTTTCCGCTTATGCCGGTTACCGGTAATCATGACGAGGTTGATAACAACGCAAATGAATTTGTCTCCCATTTTAATTTGCCAGAGAATGGGGCGGACGGCTCGATTGCTGGAACGACATATTCGTACGACTACGGCCCGGCGCATTTTATTATGCTGAACACCGAATCGAACAAGAAAGCGCAGACGAAATGGCTTGAGCAGGATTTGGCAGCTACCGCCAAGCAATGGATTATCGTCTCCGTGCATCGTGGTCCTTATGCCGGGAATCAATACGAGAAAATTGATGATTGGGTTAAGCTATTCGATAAATATGGTGTTGATCTTGTGCTTCAGGGGCATAACCATGAGTATGCGAGATCGTATCCGCTGAAGGATGGCAAGGTGACGGGAGACGGCGAGGGCGTCATCAGCACGTCAAGCGGTACCGTCTACGTCGTTACGAACGCAGCGGGGCAGAAGTTTAATGAGAAGAAAGAGGAGCAATTTTATCATAAGATTCATTTTCAAAATTATAAGCAAATGTTTGCTGGCATTACCATCGAAGGAGATAAGCTGAGTTACGAGGCTTATGATGTGGATGGCAAAAAGTTGGATGCGTTCGTGCTGCAAAGTGAAAAATAA
- a CDS encoding DUF4956 domain-containing protein, giving the protein MSNFTSDISISKILITLGVAFLIGFFIYTLYKRIFSGVLYSKSFNVSLIGMTMVTAMVIIAINSNLVLSLGMVGALSIVRFRTPIKDPTDLIFLFWAAVAGIVAGAGFYTLAVIGSVVVGLVLFFFVKGGSVEQPYLLVVNCDNEATEKEIHSRLGKLVKRYNVKQKTVTRGNLEMTIEIRLRDQEGAFVNQLSELAGVKNAVLISYSGDYVS; this is encoded by the coding sequence ATGAGCAATTTTACATCCGATATTAGCATCTCAAAAATACTCATCACGCTTGGCGTCGCTTTTCTGATCGGCTTCTTTATTTACACACTTTACAAGCGAATTTTCAGCGGTGTGCTTTATTCCAAAAGCTTTAACGTCTCGCTCATCGGCATGACGATGGTGACGGCTATGGTCATTATAGCGATCAACTCCAATCTGGTGCTCTCGCTCGGTATGGTCGGCGCATTATCCATCGTCCGCTTCAGAACGCCAATTAAAGATCCGACCGACCTGATCTTCCTCTTCTGGGCAGCTGTTGCCGGTATCGTCGCTGGTGCAGGCTTCTATACGCTCGCTGTTATTGGCTCCGTTGTCGTCGGCCTTGTGCTCTTCTTCTTCGTCAAAGGCGGCTCGGTTGAGCAGCCGTACCTGCTTGTCGTCAACTGCGACAATGAAGCAACTGAGAAGGAGATTCATAGCCGTCTGGGCAAGCTGGTTAAACGTTACAATGTGAAGCAAAAAACCGTTACACGCGGCAATTTGGAAATGACGATTGAAATTAGACTTCGCGATCAGGAGGGGGCGTTTGTTAACCAGCTCTCTGAGCTTGCAGGCGTGAAAAATGCCGTCTTAATCAGCTACAGCGGGGATTATGTATCTTAA